The candidate division WOR-3 bacterium genome contains a region encoding:
- a CDS encoding GDP-mannose 4,6-dehydratase yields the protein MKFLITGITGFVGSHLAEYLLSLGKDEVFGIYRWRSRMENISHLSDKISLLECDLKDPVAVREVIRKIKPDGIFHLAAQSYVPMSWIAPQETLTTNIISQLNIFEAVRAENLDCRIQIAGSSEEYGMVYPNEVPIKETNPLRPLSPYGVSKVAQDLLGYQYFMSYGIKVVRTRAFNHEGPRRGEVFVTSNFCKQIAEIEKGKREPVVYVGNLEAVRDFTDVRDTVRAYYLVLLKGKPGEVYNICSGKGYKIKEILDIILSLSKVKVEVKVDPQRLRPSDVMLLLGDATKIQTELGWKPEIPIEKTLNDLLDYWRERV from the coding sequence TTGAAATTCTTAATTACTGGGATTACGGGTTTTGTTGGTAGCCATTTGGCGGAATATTTGTTATCCTTAGGTAAAGATGAGGTCTTTGGGATTTATCGCTGGCGGTCGCGAATGGAAAATATCTCCCACCTTTCAGATAAAATTTCCCTTTTGGAATGCGACCTTAAGGATCCGGTGGCGGTGCGAGAAGTGATAAGGAAGATAAAGCCGGATGGGATCTTCCATTTAGCCGCCCAGAGTTATGTCCCAATGTCCTGGATAGCACCCCAGGAGACCTTGACCACTAATATCATATCCCAGCTTAATATCTTTGAGGCGGTGCGGGCGGAAAATTTGGATTGCCGGATTCAAATTGCTGGTTCTTCAGAAGAGTACGGAATGGTTTATCCGAATGAAGTGCCAATAAAGGAGACTAACCCTTTGCGTCCTTTAAGCCCTTATGGTGTGAGTAAAGTCGCCCAGGACCTTTTGGGTTATCAGTATTTTATGAGTTACGGCATAAAAGTTGTTCGCACAAGAGCTTTTAATCATGAAGGACCGAGGAGGGGTGAAGTTTTTGTCACTTCCAATTTCTGTAAACAGATTGCGGAGATTGAAAAAGGGAAAAGAGAGCCGGTGGTTTATGTAGGTAACTTAGAGGCGGTGCGGGATTTCACCGATGTTCGCGATACCGTGCGGGCTTACTATCTGGTCTTATTAAAGGGAAAACCAGGAGAGGTTTATAACATTTGCAGTGGTAAAGGTTATAAAATTAAAGAGATTTTGGATATCATCCTCTCTTTAAGTAAAGTGAAGGTGGAAGTTAAAGTTGACCCCCAGAGGCTTCGTCCTTCCGATGTGATGCTTTTGTTAGGCGATGCGACAAAGATTCAAACCGAGTTAGGTTGGAAACCAGAGATACCGATTGAGAAGACTCTAAATGATCTTTTAGATTACTGGCGGGAGAGGGTTTAA
- a CDS encoding GDP-mannose 4,6-dehydratase: MEKILITGIEGFVGHHLTFHLLKRGYEVFGFHLLPVREPFPEVRYFQCDILDFEKLPSLLKEIKPDGIFHLAAVSSVGYSFTHPEETLRVNFIGTYHLLRALLLSSLSPRIILISSADVYGRVRDKKPIKESYPLNPISPYGISKLLAEECG; encoded by the coding sequence ATGGAGAAAATCTTAATTACCGGGATTGAAGGTTTTGTTGGGCATCATTTGACATTTCATCTCTTGAAAAGAGGTTATGAAGTCTTTGGCTTCCATCTTCTTCCGGTCCGAGAGCCTTTTCCCGAAGTGAGATATTTCCAATGTGACATCTTGGATTTTGAGAAGTTGCCATCACTTCTTAAAGAAATCAAACCAGATGGCATATTCCATTTGGCAGCGGTTAGTTCGGTCGGTTATTCTTTTACTCATCCCGAGGAGACATTACGCGTGAACTTTATTGGGACATATCATCTCCTCCGGGCACTTTTGCTATCTTCCCTTTCTCCTCGGATCATTTTGATCTCCTCCGCTGATGTCTACGGCAGGGTAAGAGATAAAAAGCCGATAAAAGAAAGTTATCCCTTAAACCCCATCTCCCCCTACGGTATTTCCAAATTACTGGCGGAGGAATGCGGA